The following are encoded together in the Corynebacterium jeikeium genome:
- the rpsG gene encoding 30S ribosomal protein S7 — translation MPRKGPAPSRQLVKDPVYGDVLVSQLVNKVLLDGKKSTAERIVYGALEQCREKTGTDPILTLKKALDNVKPALEVRSRRVGGATYQVPVEVRPGRSTTLALRWLVTFTRQRRENTMTERLANEILDASNGLGASVKRREDTHKMAEANRAFAHYRW, via the coding sequence ATGCCACGTAAGGGTCCAGCACCTTCCCGACAGCTAGTCAAGGATCCAGTTTACGGCGACGTTCTCGTCTCCCAGCTGGTTAACAAGGTTCTCCTTGACGGTAAGAAGTCCACCGCAGAGCGCATCGTTTACGGCGCTCTGGAGCAGTGCCGCGAGAAGACCGGCACCGATCCGATCCTCACCCTGAAGAAGGCTCTCGACAACGTTAAGCCGGCTCTTGAGGTTCGTTCCCGCCGTGTTGGTGGCGCTACCTACCAGGTTCCGGTTGAGGTTCGCCCCGGCCGTTCCACCACCCTCGCACTGCGTTGGCTGGTGACCTTCACCCGCCAGCGTCGTGAGAACACCATGACCGAGCGTCTTGCCAACGAGATCCTGGACGCATCGAATGGTCTGGGTGCATCCGTGAAGCGTCGCGAAGACACTCACAAGATGGCAGAGGCCAACCGCGCCTTCGCCCACTACCGCTGGTAA
- the rpsL gene encoding 30S ribosomal protein S12, protein MPTIQQLVRKGRHDKSTKVATAALKGSPQRRGVCTRVYTTTPKKPNSALRKVARVRLTSGIEVSAYIPGEGHNLQEHSMVLVRGGRVRDLPGVRYKIVRGSLDTQGVKDRKQARSRYGAKKEK, encoded by the coding sequence ATGCCAACTATTCAGCAGCTGGTCCGCAAGGGCCGTCACGATAAGAGCACGAAGGTTGCCACTGCTGCGCTGAAGGGCTCCCCGCAGCGCCGCGGTGTGTGCACCCGTGTGTACACCACTACCCCGAAGAAGCCGAACTCCGCACTGCGTAAGGTCGCCCGTGTTCGCCTGACCTCCGGTATCGAGGTTTCCGCCTACATTCCGGGTGAGGGCCACAACCTGCAGGAGCACTCCATGGTGCTCGTCCGCGGTGGTCGTGTGAGGGACCTCCCGGGTGTTCGTTACAAGATCGTGCGTGGTTCCCTCGACACCCAGGGTGTTAAGGACCGCAAGCAGGCACGTTCCCGCTACGGCGCTAAGAAGGAGAAGTAA